The sequence below is a genomic window from Fuerstiella sp..
GTGTTGCTGTTCCTGCACGCTGACTGTTGCCTGCCGAAATCCGGTTTGTCTGAAATCCGTGGACGTCTGAGTAAAGAAAAATCCTGTGTTGGAGGCTACTTTCGGCAGCACATTGATGGTTCACCTCTTGTCTACCGCTGGATTGAAACAGGGAACCTGCTGCGAGCCGGCATGCTCAAATGGGCATATGGTGATCAGGCGATCTTTGTGCGAACGGACATCTTTCGTGACATTGGCGGATTTCCGGAAATTCCTCTGATGGAAGATCTTTACATGATGAAAAAACTGAAACAGCGGGGAAATCTGATATGTATCGATTCGCCATTGCTGGTGTCGGCACGTCGCTGGGAAAACCGCGGTGTTCTGCGACAAACACTTCGCAACTGGTTGTTACTGGCGGCTGCCCACCTGGGAGTCTCACCGTCCGTATTGTCGCGATTTTATCCTCGAACGACATCATCTAAATGCTGCGGAGCAGCACTTTTGACCATCGCGCCGCTGTTGAGCGGTTCTGCGATCTGACACTGCAGTTCAGATGCATATGAGGATCGGAGGACACGTTCAACGATCTCGTTGGCAGACGTCGGGGAATGAGCAAACACAGCGACAGTGGGTCCCCAGGACGACTGCAACATCGGAAGGTCTTCGAAGTCCGGAGTCTGCGACAGGCGGCGAATGATACTGCTGGAGTAAACGCC
It includes:
- a CDS encoding TIGR04283 family arsenosugar biosynthesis glycosyltransferase, yielding MKISVIIPAIDEVQVIGAAVDSAVCAGADEVILADGGSQDGTPAVAESHGASVMSAEQGRAHQQNAGAQSAAGDVLLFLHADCCLPKSGLSEIRGRLSKEKSCVGGYFRQHIDGSPLVYRWIETGNLLRAGMLKWAYGDQAIFVRTDIFRDIGGFPEIPLMEDLYMMKKLKQRGNLICIDSPLLVSARRWENRGVLRQTLRNWLLLAAAHLGVSPSVLSRFYPRTTSSKCCGAALLTIAPLLSGSAI